Proteins encoded in a region of the Anaerolineae bacterium genome:
- a CDS encoding class I SAM-dependent methyltransferase, with protein sequence MPDVSSIAICDYEGSPYRTAFWEGQGREFEDRAERIALRHLLPPGGRRLVEVGAGFGRLADLYARFEQVILLDYSRSLLREARERLGSDPRIVYVAANVYQMPLGTGAVDTAVMVRVAHHLADVPCALRELARIVCTGGALVMEYANKRHLKSIARYALGRQRWSPFDPEPYEFAPLNFDFHPAWMSRRLREAGFQIERERAVSHLRSGLLKRWFSGETLARVDGWLQGPGAVVKLAPSVFVRARRAGSSPARLPDMCFRCPVCGVEPLTPEPAGLLCPACYRLWPLRDGIYDFKSPDGDT encoded by the coding sequence ATGCCGGATGTCTCTTCCATAGCCATCTGCGACTACGAAGGCAGCCCCTATCGCACAGCGTTTTGGGAGGGACAAGGACGTGAGTTTGAGGATCGGGCGGAACGGATCGCATTGCGTCACCTATTGCCTCCAGGCGGCCGCCGATTGGTGGAGGTCGGTGCCGGCTTTGGGCGTCTCGCGGACCTGTACGCGCGATTTGAGCAGGTGATCTTGCTCGATTACTCCCGCTCCTTGCTCCGGGAAGCGCGCGAACGCCTCGGTTCTGACCCCCGCATCGTGTACGTCGCCGCTAATGTCTATCAGATGCCGCTGGGCACTGGCGCCGTAGATACAGCCGTGATGGTCCGCGTCGCACACCACCTAGCCGATGTCCCCTGCGCCTTGCGTGAGCTGGCTCGCATTGTCTGTACCGGAGGGGCCCTCGTCATGGAATATGCCAACAAGCGCCATCTGAAATCCATCGCACGCTACGCCCTCGGCCGCCAGCGATGGAGCCCATTCGACCCTGAGCCATACGAGTTTGCCCCATTGAACTTCGACTTCCATCCGGCCTGGATGAGCCGGCGTCTGCGCGAGGCGGGGTTTCAGATCGAGCGAGAGCGCGCCGTCTCACACCTGCGATCGGGCTTGCTCAAACGTTGGTTCTCAGGGGAAACGTTGGCTCGAGTGGATGGGTGGCTGCAGGGGCCAGGCGCTGTCGTCAAGTTGGCCCCTAGCGTCTTCGTGCGCGCGCGACGAGCAGGCTCGTCTCCTGCAAGACTGCCGGATATGTGCTTTCGCTGCCCTGTTTGCGGCGTTGAACCCTTGACTCCGGAGCCAGCGGGCCTCCTCTGCCCTGCCTGTTACCGTCTCTGGCCGCTGCGAGATGGCATCTATGACTTTAAGAGCCCGGATGGGGATACATAA
- a CDS encoding ABC transporter ATP-binding protein, producing MIQVQDLTKTYGDFTAIRNVSFRVERGEVLGFLGPNGAGKTTTMRILTGFMPPTSGRVTVAGYDVFENSLEARRHIGYLPENVPLYPEMTVAGYLDFVAALRDVPNRRDAVERVMDSLSLEDHADVPIAKLSKGYRQRVGLAQALVHDPDVVILDEPTIGLDPKQIIEVRELIRNLGGDHTVILSTHILPEVSQVCSRVLIINEGQIVAEDTPERLTARLKGGERVFIHVANGPSDPCPVLAAIDGVQEVTEIGNGHYEVTCALGQDLRPVLARTLIEHGWDLLELRPVGMSLEEIFLKLTTE from the coding sequence ATGATCCAGGTGCAGGACTTGACCAAAACATACGGCGACTTCACCGCCATCCGGAACGTCTCGTTTCGAGTGGAGCGCGGCGAGGTGCTGGGGTTCCTGGGGCCTAACGGTGCTGGCAAAACCACCACCATGCGCATCCTCACCGGTTTCATGCCGCCCACCAGCGGACGGGTCACAGTCGCCGGCTACGACGTCTTTGAGAACTCCTTGGAGGCCAGACGGCACATCGGCTATCTGCCCGAGAACGTGCCCCTATACCCCGAGATGACCGTGGCCGGCTACCTGGACTTCGTCGCTGCCCTGCGCGATGTCCCCAACCGGAGGGATGCCGTAGAGCGAGTCATGGACTCGCTGAGCCTGGAGGATCACGCAGATGTCCCTATCGCCAAGCTGTCCAAAGGGTACCGGCAGCGCGTGGGCCTGGCGCAGGCCCTGGTCCATGATCCAGATGTGGTCATCTTGGATGAGCCGACCATCGGCCTTGATCCCAAGCAGATCATCGAGGTACGGGAGCTCATCCGCAACCTGGGTGGCGATCACACCGTTATCCTCAGCACGCACATCCTGCCCGAGGTCAGCCAGGTCTGCAGCCGCGTCCTGATCATCAACGAGGGCCAGATCGTGGCTGAGGATACTCCCGAACGGCTGACGGCCCGCCTCAAAGGGGGCGAACGCGTCTTCATCCACGTGGCTAACGGGCCCTCCGATCCCTGTCCGGTGCTAGCTGCCATTGACGGCGTGCAAGAGGTGACTGAGATAGGCAATGGCCACTATGAGGTCACCTGCGCGCTAGGCCAGGATCTACGACCGGTCCTGGCTCGTACCCTGATTGAGCACGGATGGGATCTGCTCGAGTTGCGTCCCGTTGGCATGAGCTTGGAGGAGATCTTCTTAAAGCTGACCACCGAATAG
- a CDS encoding ABC transporter permease, with protein sequence MRNIFIIARREVEAYFVSPIAYVVIAAYLVVMGLIFALIVAGQPGAEASLRFVFGNAFSALILIIIGPLLTMRLLAEEQRTGTIELLLTAPVRDWEVVIGKYLASCTVFLAMLAPTAVYPLLIERYGNPDRALFFSTYLGLILLGAAILSLGLLTSAVTQNQIIAAFLGLGLTLLMTFTEFLASVVGAPLSDVLSYLGLFNHFFDFLRGVVDTRDIVYYLSVIIGALFLTTQVLAARRWR encoded by the coding sequence ATGAGAAACATCTTCATCATCGCACGACGTGAGGTGGAAGCCTACTTTGTCTCTCCGATCGCTTATGTGGTCATCGCCGCCTATCTGGTGGTAATGGGCCTGATCTTCGCTTTGATCGTCGCTGGACAGCCCGGCGCTGAAGCTTCTCTCCGCTTCGTGTTCGGGAACGCGTTTAGCGCCCTCATTTTGATCATCATCGGCCCGCTGTTGACGATGCGCCTCCTGGCCGAGGAGCAGCGGACCGGCACCATTGAGCTCCTCCTCACTGCGCCCGTGCGCGATTGGGAGGTGGTCATCGGCAAATATCTGGCCAGTTGTACGGTGTTCCTGGCCATGTTGGCTCCGACGGCGGTATACCCATTGTTGATCGAGCGCTACGGCAATCCCGATCGCGCGCTGTTCTTCAGCACGTACCTGGGCCTCATCTTGCTGGGAGCCGCCATCCTGTCGCTAGGCCTGTTGACGTCCGCAGTGACCCAGAACCAGATCATCGCCGCGTTCCTGGGGCTGGGGCTGACGCTGCTGATGACGTTCACGGAGTTCCTAGCTTCGGTGGTGGGAGCTCCTTTGTCTGATGTCCTGTCCTATCTGGGGCTGTTCAATCACTTCTTCGATTTCCTACGCGGCGTCGTGGACACACGGGATATCGTGTACTATCTGAGCGTGATCATCGGTGCCTTGTTCCTCACCACACAGGTGTTGGCCGCGCGGAGGTGGCGCTGA
- a CDS encoding GldG family protein, whose translation MVIRLRQVAPHLAGTGLVLLLLALAAHILGSDPRWLPEALLGVGAVLIISYGLLRPREVAAALTGRRAIYGGNALLMSIAFLGILVIVNFLAARYHKRFDLTENKRYTLSQQTIQVLNSLQEPVKVTGFFTPDDLRRSDVEDLLKEYAYRSDKFTYEFVDPEQRPGEARRLGVTSYGVLVFQRGEKRQETFGMDEEDLTSALLKVSRDEQRVIYFTTGHKERDPQSFQPLDYGNIGQVLGRDNYDVKSLNLATITTTIPSDAAVIVVASPQIPFAPEEVDRLDQWLSQGGRLLLLADPPVPGAEDPMAAFSGMLAKWGVRLRSDVAIDPVSSFFGDAASPLITRFPFSSITKDLGGLTTFFPVARTMELTDPPPEGVTLTRLLETTQDSWGETNLTSQQARYDPDADVRGPLVLAAMIESQEKKSRLVVFGDADFVSNNILSSVRGAFGNADLFRNSINWLAEEEALIAISPKPPEVRTMQPLTPAQRNLIFYGSVIFLPLLVLALGGAVWWQRR comes from the coding sequence ATGGTCATCCGGTTACGACAAGTCGCCCCTCACCTGGCTGGCACCGGCCTGGTCCTTCTGCTGCTGGCCTTGGCAGCTCACATCCTGGGCAGCGACCCTCGGTGGCTGCCGGAGGCGCTGCTCGGCGTTGGAGCTGTGTTGATCATCAGCTATGGCCTGCTGCGGCCCCGCGAGGTCGCTGCAGCGCTCACGGGCCGGCGGGCGATCTACGGCGGCAACGCGTTGCTGATGAGCATAGCCTTCCTGGGCATCTTGGTCATCGTCAACTTCCTGGCCGCGCGTTACCACAAACGCTTCGACCTCACAGAGAACAAGCGGTATACCCTCTCGCAACAGACCATCCAGGTCTTGAACTCATTGCAAGAGCCGGTTAAAGTGACAGGCTTTTTTACGCCGGACGACCTGCGGCGATCCGATGTGGAAGACCTGCTCAAGGAGTACGCGTACCGCAGCGATAAATTCACCTACGAGTTCGTGGATCCAGAGCAGCGCCCTGGGGAGGCGCGCCGGTTGGGCGTAACTAGCTATGGGGTTCTGGTGTTCCAACGCGGCGAGAAGCGACAGGAGACCTTCGGCATGGACGAGGAGGACCTGACCAGCGCGCTGCTGAAGGTATCGCGAGATGAGCAGAGGGTGATCTATTTCACCACCGGGCACAAGGAGCGCGATCCCCAGAGCTTTCAACCCCTGGATTATGGCAACATCGGACAGGTGTTGGGACGGGATAATTACGATGTGAAATCGCTGAACCTGGCCACGATCACCACCACGATCCCCAGCGATGCAGCCGTGATCGTTGTCGCCTCGCCACAAATCCCCTTTGCCCCGGAAGAGGTGGATCGGCTCGACCAATGGCTGAGCCAAGGCGGGCGACTGTTGCTGCTGGCAGACCCTCCTGTCCCTGGAGCGGAAGACCCTATGGCCGCGTTCTCTGGGATGCTGGCCAAGTGGGGCGTGCGATTGCGCAGCGATGTAGCCATTGACCCGGTGAGCTCCTTCTTCGGCGACGCGGCCTCGCCTTTGATCACGCGCTTTCCATTCTCCAGCATCACTAAGGATCTGGGCGGGTTGACCACGTTCTTTCCAGTGGCCCGCACCATGGAGTTGACCGATCCGCCTCCCGAGGGAGTGACCCTCACACGGCTGCTGGAGACCACCCAGGATAGTTGGGGTGAGACCAACCTGACTAGCCAGCAGGCCCGTTATGATCCAGATGCTGACGTGCGTGGCCCGTTAGTGCTGGCCGCGATGATCGAATCTCAGGAGAAGAAGAGCCGGCTGGTGGTCTTCGGGGACGCTGACTTCGTCTCCAACAACATCTTAAGCAGCGTCCGCGGTGCGTTCGGCAATGCCGATCTCTTCCGCAACAGCATCAACTGGTTGGCCGAAGAGGAGGCGCTGATCGCCATCAGCCCCAAGCCGCCTGAGGTGCGGACGATGCAACCGCTGACGCCAGCGCAACGGAACCTGATCTTCTATGGCTCGGTGATCTTCCTGCCACTGCTCGTCCTCGCTCTTGGCGGGGCTGTTTGGTGGCAACGACGATGA
- a CDS encoding DUF4340 domain-containing protein: protein MRFRNTLLTLLIFALLGGYVYFFEIRNKSGSEESTQSANVPVWELQASEVVQLDVSGPEGRTRLARTNQDAPWELVDPETGARQAADDVRVDRIVSSLASLQATRVFTNTPNLAEYGLDAPAWRAELRQSSGEVKTLQWGDQTPQGSAYYVKKGEEGTVYVISAFTIGDLERLVREPAYPPTPTPTVTPTASVTVTVTITSTITPTEVAVTATPLANQE, encoded by the coding sequence ATGCGATTTCGCAATACGCTCTTGACGCTGCTCATCTTTGCGCTGCTTGGAGGGTATGTCTATTTCTTTGAGATCAGAAACAAAAGTGGCTCTGAAGAGTCCACCCAGTCAGCCAACGTGCCCGTATGGGAGCTCCAGGCATCTGAGGTGGTCCAATTGGATGTCTCAGGGCCAGAGGGGCGGACCCGTCTGGCACGTACCAACCAGGATGCCCCATGGGAGCTGGTAGACCCGGAGACCGGGGCAAGGCAAGCGGCAGATGACGTCCGCGTGGACCGGATCGTGAGCTCGCTCGCCAGCCTGCAGGCCACGCGCGTCTTTACCAACACGCCCAACCTAGCCGAGTATGGACTAGACGCGCCAGCCTGGCGCGCCGAACTCCGCCAGAGCAGCGGTGAGGTAAAGACACTTCAATGGGGAGATCAAACCCCGCAGGGATCCGCATATTATGTCAAAAAAGGAGAGGAGGGAACCGTCTACGTGATCTCGGCGTTCACCATAGGGGATTTGGAACGTCTGGTGCGTGAACCGGCTTATCCGCCCACCCCGACGCCGACGGTCACCCCCACTGCGTCGGTGACCGTCACCGTCACGATCACATCCACGATCACGCCCACTGAAGTAGCGGTAACCGCCACACCGTTGGCAAATCAGGAGTAA
- the rpoD gene encoding RNA polymerase sigma factor RpoD, whose translation MQKTTARATASSVTVETIRRLLRLGRQQGYVTYDEVMEALPEAETDPEEVEEVFTALYESGIEIVRSDGNETSAFSAELLEDDLEPDLEELDTSDTISLYLKEIGRVPLLTAEEEVQLAKRMERGRAACRQLAQNVCDPAEREALLEQVRDGERAQQHLIEANSRLVVSVAKKYMGRGVPFLDLIQEGNIGLIRAVKKFDYRRGYKFSTYATWWIRQAVTRAIADQARTIRVPVHMYEQINRVHRTSRQLAQQLGRDPTVEEIAAEMSVPQEKIEQVIQASQHPLSLETPVGEEEDSFLGDFVEDEKALSPGDEASRRMLREAIDEILESLSPREVRILQMRFGLLDGCTHTLEEVGHKFGVTRERIRQIEAQALNRLRHPSRSRRLREYL comes from the coding sequence TTGCAGAAGACCACTGCTCGGGCTACAGCGTCATCAGTTACCGTGGAAACCATCCGGCGCCTTCTACGCCTTGGCCGGCAACAGGGCTACGTTACTTACGATGAGGTGATGGAAGCGCTTCCAGAGGCCGAGACAGACCCCGAGGAAGTCGAAGAAGTGTTCACAGCCTTATACGAGTCCGGCATCGAGATCGTCCGCTCAGATGGCAACGAGACGTCAGCCTTCTCCGCTGAATTGTTGGAAGATGATCTGGAGCCTGACCTGGAAGAGCTCGACACGAGCGACACGATCAGTCTGTACTTAAAGGAGATCGGGCGTGTGCCATTGCTCACCGCCGAGGAGGAGGTCCAGCTGGCCAAGCGTATGGAACGTGGGCGGGCAGCTTGCCGCCAGCTTGCCCAGAACGTCTGCGATCCAGCCGAGCGCGAGGCGCTGCTGGAACAGGTCCGCGACGGTGAAAGGGCGCAACAGCACCTCATCGAGGCCAACTCGCGATTGGTGGTCAGCGTTGCCAAAAAATATATGGGGCGCGGCGTCCCGTTTCTGGATTTAATCCAGGAGGGGAACATCGGCCTTATCCGGGCGGTGAAAAAGTTCGACTATCGGCGCGGGTACAAGTTCAGCACCTATGCCACCTGGTGGATTCGGCAAGCGGTGACGCGCGCTATCGCCGATCAGGCCCGCACCATCCGCGTCCCAGTGCACATGTATGAACAGATCAACCGGGTACACCGAACCAGCCGGCAATTGGCTCAGCAACTGGGGCGCGATCCCACTGTGGAGGAGATCGCAGCGGAGATGAGCGTGCCTCAAGAGAAAATCGAACAGGTAATCCAGGCCTCACAACATCCTCTGAGCCTGGAAACGCCCGTGGGCGAGGAAGAAGATTCCTTCCTGGGCGATTTCGTGGAGGACGAGAAGGCCCTATCGCCAGGCGACGAGGCAAGCCGGCGTATGCTACGGGAGGCCATTGATGAGATCCTGGAATCGTTAAGCCCGCGTGAGGTGCGCATCTTACAGATGCGCTTTGGCCTTTTGGACGGCTGTACACATACCCTGGAAGAAGTGGGACACAAGTTCGGCGTCACTCGCGAGCGTATACGCCAGATCGAGGCTCAAGCCCTCAATCGGCTACGCCATCCCAGCCGCAGCCGGCGCTTACGCGAATATTTGTAG
- the panB gene encoding 3-methyl-2-oxobutanoate hydroxymethyltransferase produces the protein MTRKKTTILTLHEKKQHGEPITMVTAYDYPSALVVDRVGIDCILVGDSLAMVVLGHESTLPVTMDEMLHHCRAVRRGAQYAFLIGDMPFLSYQADRVEAVRNAGRFLKEAGMDAVKLEGGREMADTVRAISAAGIPVVGHIGLTPQSVSKLGGYRLQGRTAEDARRLWEDAEALQEAGAVMLVLEMVPDRVAEQISRRLRIPTIGIGAGPGCDGQVLVLHDLLGMFDRFIPRFVKRYANLFAEMERALAEYRDDVVQRRFPAAEHAFAMDDAEWAKWSQEMAQLGVLARH, from the coding sequence ATGACGCGCAAGAAAACGACCATCCTTACCTTGCATGAGAAGAAGCAGCACGGTGAGCCGATCACCATGGTCACCGCCTACGACTATCCGAGCGCCCTCGTCGTGGACCGCGTGGGCATTGACTGTATCCTCGTTGGCGACTCGCTGGCGATGGTCGTGTTGGGCCATGAGTCCACCCTGCCGGTGACCATGGATGAGATGCTCCACCACTGCCGCGCCGTCCGTCGCGGCGCTCAATATGCATTCCTGATCGGCGACATGCCCTTTCTCTCCTACCAAGCCGATCGAGTTGAGGCCGTGCGCAACGCCGGCCGCTTCCTGAAAGAGGCGGGGATGGACGCGGTCAAGCTGGAAGGGGGGCGCGAGATGGCCGATACCGTGCGCGCCATCAGTGCCGCTGGTATCCCGGTCGTCGGGCACATCGGCCTCACTCCTCAGTCGGTGAGCAAGCTGGGTGGCTATCGGCTGCAGGGGCGCACTGCTGAGGATGCCCGTCGGCTATGGGAAGATGCCGAAGCGTTGCAGGAGGCCGGCGCAGTGATGCTAGTCCTGGAGATGGTGCCCGATCGCGTCGCTGAGCAGATCTCCCGCCGGCTGCGCATCCCCACGATCGGCATCGGCGCCGGCCCAGGCTGCGACGGCCAGGTGCTGGTGTTGCATGATCTGTTGGGGATGTTCGACCGTTTCATACCGCGCTTCGTCAAGCGCTATGCCAACCTCTTCGCCGAGATGGAGCGCGCCCTGGCCGAGTACCGTGATGACGTCGTCCAACGGCGCTTCCCGGCGGCCGAACATGCTTTCGCCATGGACGATGCCGAGTGGGCGAAATGGTCACAGGAAATGGCGCAGTTAGGGGTGCTGGCTCGCCATTGA
- a CDS encoding 2-dehydropantoate 2-reductase, with protein sequence MRVVILGTGALGCLFAARLSFHAEVWMLGTWAEGVAAVQRDGIHVEEPDHPWFATVRATDDPAAVAAADVAMVLVKSYQTERAASWAAQVLACDGLAVTLQNGLDNGPRVAAAVGEERTAIGVTFEGATLLGPGHVRHAGCGPTYISAPPAAMGRLIAFVSLLQEAGFDAHVTSEVEGMLWGKAVVNAAINPLTALWRVPNGELLANQDRRALLAALAQEAAAVATARRVTLPFDDPVARVEAVCRATAANRSSMLQDVDRGRPTEIDSINGIIVAEGRRWGISTPVNEVIWRLVRGLSR encoded by the coding sequence ATGCGCGTGGTCATCCTGGGGACAGGAGCGCTAGGTTGCCTGTTTGCGGCGCGGCTATCCTTCCATGCCGAGGTGTGGATGCTGGGCACCTGGGCGGAGGGCGTGGCAGCCGTGCAGCGGGACGGCATCCACGTGGAGGAGCCAGACCATCCCTGGTTCGCCACTGTGCGTGCAACCGACGATCCAGCCGCAGTGGCTGCCGCAGACGTGGCCATGGTGCTCGTGAAGAGCTATCAGACCGAACGAGCAGCGAGCTGGGCGGCACAGGTCTTGGCCTGTGACGGTCTCGCGGTTACGTTGCAGAACGGGCTGGACAATGGCCCGCGGGTGGCCGCAGCGGTCGGCGAGGAGCGCACAGCGATCGGAGTGACGTTCGAGGGAGCCACATTGCTAGGGCCTGGTCACGTCCGCCACGCTGGCTGTGGCCCTACCTACATCAGTGCACCGCCGGCTGCGATGGGGCGTCTCATCGCCTTTGTCTCATTGTTACAAGAGGCTGGGTTCGACGCACACGTTACTTCAGAGGTCGAAGGGATGCTATGGGGCAAGGCCGTCGTTAACGCGGCGATCAACCCGCTCACCGCGCTATGGCGCGTCCCTAACGGCGAGCTGCTCGCCAACCAGGATCGGCGAGCGCTGTTGGCGGCATTAGCACAAGAGGCAGCCGCCGTGGCCACGGCGCGCAGGGTAACGCTGCCATTCGATGATCCGGTGGCGCGCGTTGAGGCGGTCTGTCGAGCCACTGCAGCCAACCGCTCCTCGATGTTACAGGACGTGGACCGCGGCCGCCCTACGGAGATTGACAGCATCAACGGGATCATCGTGGCGGAGGGCCGGCGATGGGGCATCTCCACCCCGGTGAACGAGGTCATATGGCGACTGGTCAGAGGTTTATCGAGATGA
- the panC gene encoding pantoate--beta-alanine ligase: MYVVETVADVRRIRRELMGSWGLVPTMGYLHEGHLSLVRRARAENDHVGVSIFVNPTQFGPHEDLAAYPRDLPRDLELLRQENVDLVWAPPVEEVYPPGYQTYVIVEEVARPLEGTARPGHFRGVATIVAKLFNVFQPDRAYFGQKDAQQVVVIRQMARDLNFPLEIVVCPTVREADGLAMSSRNVYLTPEQRAAAPVLYRALCAARDAWLAGQYDGEQLRQIMRSVLGTEPLAQVEYVSAADPHTLAELGDARRGVLLSMAVRIGRARLIDNLLLEGEA, from the coding sequence ATGTACGTCGTTGAAACCGTCGCTGATGTCCGTCGCATCCGTCGTGAGCTGATGGGTAGTTGGGGCCTGGTGCCGACGATGGGCTATCTGCACGAAGGCCACCTGTCGCTGGTGCGGCGTGCCCGCGCTGAGAACGATCACGTGGGCGTTTCGATTTTCGTCAACCCAACTCAGTTTGGCCCTCACGAGGACCTGGCCGCCTACCCGCGTGACCTACCGCGCGATCTGGAGCTGTTACGTCAGGAAAACGTGGACTTGGTGTGGGCTCCACCCGTGGAGGAAGTGTACCCTCCGGGGTATCAGACCTATGTCATCGTGGAGGAGGTGGCCAGACCTCTAGAGGGCACGGCGCGGCCAGGGCACTTTCGCGGCGTGGCCACCATCGTCGCCAAGCTCTTCAACGTGTTCCAACCAGACCGCGCCTATTTCGGCCAGAAGGACGCCCAGCAGGTGGTGGTGATCCGGCAGATGGCGCGCGATCTGAACTTCCCGCTGGAGATCGTGGTCTGCCCCACCGTGCGTGAGGCCGATGGCCTGGCGATGTCCTCTCGCAACGTGTATTTGACGCCGGAGCAGCGGGCGGCCGCGCCGGTGTTATACCGAGCCCTCTGCGCCGCCCGTGATGCCTGGCTGGCCGGCCAGTATGACGGCGAGCAGCTCCGTCAGATCATGCGATCCGTGTTGGGCACAGAGCCGCTCGCCCAGGTCGAGTACGTCAGCGCGGCCGATCCACACACGCTGGCCGAGCTGGGGGACGCGCGGCGCGGGGTGTTGCTCTCCATGGCAGTGCGCATCGGCAGGGCACGGCTGATCGACAACCTGCTGCTTGAGGGCGAGGCATAG
- a CDS encoding aspartate 1-decarboxylase, which yields MMRTLLFAKIHRATVTAANIHYIGSITIDSELLQASGIRPYERVQVVDVDNGERLETYVIAGPAGSGAIELNGAAARRIHVGDKVIIMAYAQVAEPLPEDWAPTVVLVDERNRVTEIRRAEKAGEVIM from the coding sequence ATGATGCGAACACTGCTGTTTGCGAAGATCCATCGTGCGACGGTGACCGCGGCTAACATCCACTACATCGGCTCGATCACCATAGACAGCGAGCTATTACAGGCGTCGGGCATCCGCCCGTACGAGCGGGTGCAGGTGGTGGACGTGGACAACGGCGAGCGGCTGGAGACGTATGTGATCGCAGGGCCGGCCGGCAGCGGCGCGATCGAGCTGAACGGCGCAGCGGCGCGGCGGATCCATGTGGGCGACAAGGTGATCATTATGGCCTATGCTCAGGTAGCCGAGCCACTACCGGAGGATTGGGCGCCGACTGTGGTGTTGGTGGATGAGCGCAACCGCGTCACCGAAATCCGCCGCGCGGAGAAGGCCGGCGAGGTGATCATGTAA
- a CDS encoding type III pantothenate kinase codes for MLLAIDVGNTNVTIGAYRGERLHAHWRIATVHDRMPDEYGILLAQLFAHRGLRPDEVTGVAIASVVPPLTRIFREVSQRYFGQDPLVVDAGVKTGVRIRYENPREVGADRVVDCAAVQHKYGGPACVVDFGTATTFDAISREGDYLGGAIAPGIGIAAEALFARAAKLYRVEIAPPARVIGTNTVMAMQSGIFYGYVALVEGMIARFRRELGEDMKVIATGGLAELIAQETKEIQYVDPWLTLDGLRIVYAMNR; via the coding sequence ATGTTGCTTGCCATTGATGTCGGCAATACCAATGTCACCATCGGCGCGTATCGGGGGGAGCGACTGCACGCGCACTGGCGCATCGCCACCGTACACGATCGCATGCCCGACGAGTACGGCATCCTCCTAGCCCAGCTTTTCGCGCACCGGGGGCTGCGGCCGGATGAGGTCACAGGCGTCGCCATCGCCAGCGTAGTGCCACCGCTGACGCGCATCTTTCGGGAGGTGAGCCAGCGCTATTTCGGGCAGGATCCGCTCGTCGTGGATGCCGGGGTGAAGACCGGCGTGCGCATCCGTTATGAGAACCCGCGGGAGGTAGGGGCCGATCGCGTGGTGGACTGTGCGGCCGTTCAGCACAAATACGGCGGCCCCGCCTGCGTGGTGGACTTCGGGACGGCCACCACATTTGACGCCATCTCGCGTGAGGGAGACTACCTAGGAGGTGCCATCGCCCCTGGCATCGGGATTGCCGCCGAGGCGCTGTTCGCTCGCGCCGCCAAGCTGTACCGGGTGGAGATCGCCCCGCCGGCCAGGGTGATCGGGACCAACACCGTGATGGCTATGCAGTCGGGCATCTTCTACGGCTACGTGGCCCTGGTGGAGGGGATGATCGCCCGCTTCCGCCGAGAGCTAGGAGAGGATATGAAAGTCATCGCCACAGGTGGGCTGGCCGAGCTAATAGCTCAGGAGACCAAGGAAATCCAATATGTGGACCCCTGGCTGACGCTGGATGGCCTGCGCATCGTGTACGCTATGAACCGATGA
- a CDS encoding DUF72 domain-containing protein produces the protein MNLKIGCCGFPQSRPTYFARFSVVEIQQTFYRPPQTATAQRWRTQAPPGFEFTLKAWQLITHEPSSPTYRKARLRLDAPMQSYGSFRPTPQVLAAWERTREIAQALQARVILLQCPASFSPTEEHVHNLRGFLSTVQRDGLRLAWEPRGAWPPDLVCELCQTYGLIHAVDPFYGLPVTAGTAYFRLHGRTGYGYQYTDDDLSQLLAWCQAFEEVYCLFNNITMWDDAIRFQELARRVIGS, from the coding sequence ATGAATCTGAAGATTGGTTGCTGCGGATTCCCGCAAAGTCGGCCCACTTACTTCGCTCGTTTCTCTGTCGTCGAGATCCAACAGACGTTTTACAGGCCACCCCAAACTGCTACAGCGCAGCGTTGGCGTACGCAGGCTCCGCCAGGCTTCGAGTTCACGCTCAAGGCCTGGCAATTGATCACCCATGAGCCGTCGTCGCCGACCTACCGCAAGGCCCGGCTTCGGCTTGATGCCCCAATGCAAAGCTACGGCTCGTTTCGACCAACGCCCCAGGTCCTCGCCGCCTGGGAGCGCACCCGCGAGATCGCCCAGGCCCTGCAAGCCCGCGTGATCCTCCTCCAATGCCCGGCCAGCTTCTCTCCCACCGAGGAGCACGTCCACAACCTGCGCGGATTTCTGTCCACCGTTCAGCGCGACGGCTTGCGGCTGGCGTGGGAGCCGCGCGGCGCATGGCCCCCTGATCTAGTCTGCGAGCTCTGCCAGACATATGGGCTGATTCACGCAGTAGACCCATTTTACGGCCTTCCTGTCACCGCTGGCACGGCTTATTTTCGGCTGCACGGCCGGACTGGCTATGGCTATCAGTACACCGATGATGACCTGAGCCAACTCCTCGCTTGGTGTCAGGCCTTCGAGGAGGTGTACTGCCTTTTCAACAACATCACCATGTGGGACGACGCCATCCGCTTTCAAGAGTTGGCCCGGCGGGTCATCGGTTCATAG